The Syngnathus scovelli strain Florida chromosome 7, RoL_Ssco_1.2, whole genome shotgun sequence DNA window cacacacacacacacacacactgcaaaaTAAACTGAGCTGCTGTGGTGCTGCAACACAATAACAGctggtgtgtgttttttcttcttgatgccacattcttttttttcctattaaAATCTGTAGCAAGCGCTCCCCCTGGTGGAAATGTTTGCACTGCAGTACATATTTGCTATCATCATATTAGTTTGTTACATCGTGGTTCTGGTGTAACTGGTGTTTTTGCACTCCGGCAGCTGGAAGGACGGCCTCGCCTTCAACGCTCTGATCCACAGACACAGACCGGAACTCATCGACTACGACAAGCTCAGAAAGGTGACCGGCGCTCATTGTGAATCATCTTCTCTACCAAAGTAGAGGCATGGCTAGTGTAGACTAACTAGTACTTAATATTGTATTGAAGTCTGattgcaaacttttttttgccgTCTGTAATTGCTCACGCAGGATGACGCTGTGACCAACCTGAACAATGCCTTTGAGGTGGCCGAGAAGTACTTGGACATCCCCAAAATGTTGGATGCCGAAGGTAGACCTCATTTATGTCCAACTATGTGTCCGTTAGTTGCTTGTATTTAGAATTCCTATGCAAATTTATGTTTATTATTAGTATTCTTTACTGACTTCttattgaaaaaatatatgTGTAAGTCAATTGTTTTGATACAGAAGATGTGTTTATGTTTTTAAAGTAGGGTCTCAAGCCAGGGTTAGTGTTTCAAATATTGGTTTTCAAGTCTTCTTTGGGGATTTATGTCAGTAGATTAAGACAGGTTGCAGTTTTTGGACTAGGTTGTCAATTTAGGTTTTTAAATTTTGTGCTTCAAGTctgggttaaggtttcaaaacagagttagtgggttttttttcaaagtagAATTCTAGTCAAGGGTTTGGGTCTCAAAGTAAATTTTTAAGCCCAATTGAGCTTTCACAATAGAGCTTCAAATGAGCATTAGAGTGTTAAATCAAAGTTTGGGTGTTCAAGCCAAGATTAGCATTTTAAAGTAAGGATTTGAGCAAAGGGTTATGTTTTTTCAGGCTAGCAGTGTTTCAGACACCAACATCAACAGATGGCATGCTTTTGTTTATCCATTATTTGTCATTATATGTATTTTGCTGACTGTGCATTGTTGTCAATcactttttgtgtttgtgtgtccgcGTGAGTCTGCGTGTCGTACATATGCATCCATGTTTAATCACGTCTTCATAACCTCCCCCCTCAATAGACATTGTGAACACTGCTCGTCCAGATGAGAAAGCCATAATGACTTATGTGTCCAGTTTCTACCATGCCTTCTCTGGAGCTCAGAAGGTACCCCATGTCAGCTCCTCTGTTACGCCCCTCCCCCTTTTTACTAACACGCGTCCTGCCCCCCCCTTCCACTCCATTCGGCATGGCCTTGCCCTCTTTCACAGCTCTCTCCGCTCCGGCCCTGCACAGCAAAAGGATATGTTGGGACACAAATACGCAGCAATCTACATCATACAGTCAATTGAACTCAGATGGTGAAAGTGCAATAACaagtttaaaataataatgaataaggAATCtttggaacaacaacaaaaatctgcTGTCAAGGAGATAAAGTGTTAATCTCGACTTTGAAGTCTATTTAGCCTGGTAATCCTATTTAATCATATCGAGTCCCATTAGAATGATCCAGTAGTGAACAAGATTAGaggattttgtttcattttagggcagttaattatGCCGGTAGAGTTCTTTGATGGGAATCCTGTGGGCACGTTTTGTTCTCTTAATTTAATCACCCCCCTGCCTCGGTGTGAGGCGGCCTCAGGAGAATTGGGCGTTCAGGTTGTAAGACACAGCACTTTCACCAGTATGTGTTTTTCGTGACTGGATGTGTCGATTGTTGCGTTTGTGTCCAAACGTGAGCCGTGAAGCTCCATCGGTGGGGATGGCGTCACTTTTAGGTGGAGCTGCAGACGTACCCCACGTTCCCTCCAAAGTTGCTTTTGGGTTGCTTGGGCTTCACTCTTTGTTCTTCTCCTCTCTCTTCTCATTCATCCTTCGCTTCGGCTGTCGGGCAGACATCGTGGGCACGCTGAGGCCTGACGAGAAGGCCATTATGACCTATGTGTCCTGCTTCTATCACGCCTTCTCGGGCGCGCAGAAGGTAGGCGCTTCCAACACGCCCTAAAACTGAGAGTTCCCATCATTTACGTGCACATTTTTGGGGGTGGCTCTTTTTATCTCTGCTTCCTATCCTTAAATAGCAATTTGGTGGAAAGGATGGGCAAAAATATCATCTGTGATTTCTTGATGGGAACTCTCTGAACACGCTTCTGTGCTTTTAAATgcgctctgtttctcttaaaaaaaaaaaagttcagtcgGGCTTCACCTTCCCAAAGTCACATCACGGCGTTGCTATTGGTTTGCTTTGAACgttccaaaaatattttttagaatTCACAAACTCTTGGTACATATTGTAACTGTatgccaaaaatcaaatttgccgTACTATACTAGCAAAAGCATTGTAACAGAAGATTTTCAGTTTAGTGTGCGACTTTGGGAAGTGTTGATTTCTTTGAGAAATGCAAGTCAACATTTTTCCACTTTGCTTCAATTGCTGTTTAACCACAATTCcacattttgttattgtttgtaagttatttttttctcccccaaatCAAAATAATTTTGTTAATAGAACCTCAAAAACACTTAAAATTCGATTGACTCGAGTTCAGTATTGAATTTACTTgtcaaatgtgttgtttttgtatTCCTGCAGTCCAGTAGTTAATGTCGTAGGACCCGCTGGACTTCAGCACCGCTTGAACCCGATGTACTCCATGTATGGATCCATTTGAGACGCATggtgttggttttattttttaaacaccgAGTTTTTGATTGAGGCACATGAAACTAACCAACAGCAGCTTCCTGCATGTTGTAACCATCTAAGTGAGGCTGCTGAGTTGTCGTTTTTTTAGTATGGCAGTTgattttcaccccccccccccccccccctcaaaacaCGTGTGGAttttttgttgtcgtttttATGCAATGAAATTTCGCACCCAATCATTGCTCGTGTGTGTTCACGCCAATGACTTGAACCTGAAGAGTAGACTTTTAACACACTTTGGAGCATGTTTTGGTTTTCAAAATGGGCCATGGAATTTTTAGTTGAGGTAAAATACACACACAggtttattataataataataaaataattttcatttttaaattattcattttgAAATATACATTGTACTAAAATATTGTCAGAAgcaattttacattttattttctattttattgtgTAAAATTGGTTTACTGATATATTTCGGTTATTGATTATACATACCTCCATAAAGAAATTAGTAAAAATTACATTTATGGGTAATTTATTAAAATTAGGTTgattaaaatgttattaaattcTAAAAAATTAAGATCTATTAATTTTGTCCTTccaataattaatttaataagaaatgaacaaacaaatgcatgaatataaaaaaataattaaataattgtaGGAGGAAAAAAATTGGCTACAATAATGCAAGTCTAAGGTATTGCTAGAACATCTCACACCAACATTTGTGTCCTCCCCGCTAGGCCGAGACCGCAGCCAACCGCATCTGCAAAGTACTGGCGGTCAACCAGGAGAATGAGCACTTGATGCAAGAGTATGAGAAACTGGCCAGTGACGTGAGTACAAAGTAGACATGAGTCGCCTGTCCTACATTATTCCGATTGATGATTCCATCCTCCCTTCCCACAGCTATTGGAGTGGATCCGTCGCACCATTCCCTGGCTGGAGAACAGAAATCCAGAGAAGACCATGTCTGAGATGCAGCAGAAGCTGGAGGACTTCCGAGACTACCGTCGCATCCACAAACCACCAAAGGTTTTTATCCACTTCCACATGGAGCTAACTGTTAAAATTATATAGCTACCGTCTTTTCTCAACCGCATGGACAACCTTTTTCCTTCCCACCGACACTATAGGCTGATTTTTCGCACAGCCATGTTTTGAGCTAAAGCCCAAAAAGCTTTGACTAAGTGAAAATGAGATTCTCGGGTTTTTGATTCATACACCAGAATAAGATCACTTTTGATGAGAATTTCTTCCCTCATGTAAAATGAACCAATGAGAGGCTGCAAATATAAATCTTTGTGGTGTAAACAAAACATCTTTGTTGGCAGGGAAACACTGAAAGACCTCGTTTGATTGGTTCacgtgacatgaaaaaaaaatcaacttcctGTTCGCTGTATCATAAATGTTATGGGttttaattacatttatttCTGGAAAGCTGTATTATGTGTTGCTAAGGGGTATATTTCACCAGCTACTTATTTACTGATTGTTAAAATCTTCACTAAATATTACAAAATCTTTACATTACTGCTGATGTTATCTAATAGTCAGCAGTTTCATGCTTAAATGCTTTGTGTAGATCCTTAATGTGCTTTAAATATGATTTTGGATTCCACTAGTCCGCTCCTTTACTTACATAACAGGTTGAGTTCCCTCTAAAAATTGGTCATGTTGCTTCCACAGGTCCAGGAGAAATGTCAGCTTGAGATCAACTTCAACACGCTGCAGACCAAACTGAGATTGGGTGGCAGACCTGCCTTCATGCCGTCAGAGGGACACATGGTGTCTGTAAGTACAAGTACACACATTCCAAAGCCGAAAAACCTTGATGTAGAGTACTGGGAATTTTTCACGATTATATCTCTGTCCTGCATATTCGCTCTTCAGGATATCAACAGAGCATGGCATACTCTGGAGGGTGCCGAGAAGGGCTACGAGGAGTGGCTCCTCAACGAGATACGACGTCTGGAGAGATTGGATCACTTGGCCGAGAAGTTCCGCCAGAAGGCCTCCATCCACGAATCCTGGACCGACGGTAAATCCACAGACTCCTATTCCACAAAGAGTGACCAAAGCAAAACATTTACATGTACGTTAACATTCAGGCAAGGAGGCCATGCTGACTCAGAGAGACTTTGAGACAGCCTCGCTGTCCGAGGTAAAGGCGTTGCTCCGCAAACACGAGGCCTTCGACAGTGACCTGGCTGCCCATCAGGACCGAGTGGAGCAGATCGCTGCCATCGCGCAGGAACTCAAGTAGGTGAAGAACCAATAAATGGTGAACCGGTTTGTTGaatgtaaatataaaataacatgACTCATGAAGGTTTTTGCAGACCCCAATGGTGTTTAACCCATGTTGTCTTTCAGTGAGCTGGACTACTACGATTCTCCCAGTGTCAACGCTCGCTGCCAGAAGATCTGCATGCAGTGGGACAGCCTTGGAGAACTCACCCAGAGGCGCAGGGACTCTCTTCAGGTTTGAGACCGACCATCTGGTCACCACAATCCATTCTCAGACCTTCTTGGACTCTCCCATGTACTCGTCTCTtatttttagaaaacagagaaACTGCTGGAGTCCATCGATGAACTTTATCTGGAGTACGCCAAACGGGCAGCGCCCTTCAACAACTGGATGGAGGGGGCCATGGAAGACCTGCAGGACATGTTTATCGTCCACAATATTGAAGAGATCCAGGTACGCGTCGGGAACACGACAGCGACGACAGAAGCACACGGCGGATGATCAAATACAAGTTTTTCTCTGCTCCCTCAGAGTCTGATCCGTGCCCACGAGCAGTTCAAGTCTACCTTGCCCGATGCCAACAAGGAGCGCGAGGCCATCCAGGCCATCCACAGCGAGGTGCAGAAGATCGCCCAGCACAATGGCATCAAGCTGAGCGGAACCAACCCATACACCACCATCACGCCACAGAGTATCGACAGCAAGTGGGACCAGGTAGAGTACATCTACAGGATGTGATGTCATCCCGTAGATTGGGTAGAATGGAGTGAGGTTCCTCAGACATTTATTAATGTGAGCGTTTGTCTCTCTGCAGGCAGAGAAGTTGGTGCCTCAGCGTGACCGGGCCCTCCAGGAGGAGCTTCTGAAGCAGCAGTCCAACGACAACCTGAGACGTAACTTTGCCGAGCAAGCCAACG harbors:
- the actn4 gene encoding alpha-actinin-4 isoform X4, encoding MVDYHAANNQYSTGGPQTYMEQENDWDRDLLLDPAWEKQQRKTFTAWCNSHLRKAGTQIENIEEDFRDGLKLMLLLEVISGERLPKPERGKMRVHKINNVNKALDFIASKGVKLVSIGAEEIVDGNAKMTLGMIWTIILRFAIQDISVEETSAKEGLLLWCQRKTAPYKNVNVQNFHISWKDGLAFNALIHRHRPELIDYDKLRKDDAVTNLNNAFEVAEKYLDIPKMLDAEDIVGTLRPDEKAIMTYVSCFYHAFSGAQKAETAANRICKVLAVNQENEHLMQEYEKLASDLLEWIRRTIPWLENRNPEKTMSEMQQKLEDFRDYRRIHKPPKVQEKCQLEINFNTLQTKLRLGGRPAFMPSEGHMVSDINRAWHTLEGAEKGYEEWLLNEIRRLERLDHLAEKFRQKASIHESWTDGKEAMLTQRDFETASLSEVKALLRKHEAFDSDLAAHQDRVEQIAAIAQELNELDYYDSPSVNARCQKICMQWDSLGELTQRRRDSLQKTEKLLESIDELYLEYAKRAAPFNNWMEGAMEDLQDMFIVHNIEEIQSLIRAHEQFKSTLPDANKEREAIQAIHSEVQKIAQHNGIKLSGTNPYTTITPQSIDSKWDQAEKLVPQRDRALQEELLKQQSNDNLRRNFAEQANVVGPWIQNKMEEIGTISIEMIGTLEDQLTNLKEYESSIVNYKPNIEQLEGVHKLIQEALIFDNAYTAYSMEHIRVGWEQLLTTIARTINEIENQILTRDAKGISQEELYEYRASFNHFDKKRSGQMVAEDYRALLISTGNSLGDAEFARIMGIVDPNNTGTVTFQAFIDFMSRETTDTDTADQVIASFKILAADKNFITADELRRELPPDQAEYCIARMAPYSGPDAVPGALDYMSFSTALYGESDL
- the actn4 gene encoding alpha-actinin-4 isoform X3; the protein is MVDYHAANNQYSTGGPQTYMEQENDWDRDLLLDPAWEKQQRKTFTAWCNSHLRKAGTQIENIEEDFRDGLKLMLLLEVISGERLPKPERGKMRVHKINNVNKALDFIASKGVKLVSIGAEEIVDGNAKMTLGMIWTIILRFAIQDISVEETSAKEGLLLWCQRKTAPYKNVNVQNFHISWKDGLAFNALIHRHRPELIDYDKLRKDDAVTNLNNAFEVAEKYLDIPKMLDAEDIVNTARPDEKAIMTYVSSFYHAFSGAQKAETAANRICKVLAVNQENEHLMQEYEKLASDLLEWIRRTIPWLENRNPEKTMSEMQQKLEDFRDYRRIHKPPKVQEKCQLEINFNTLQTKLRLGGRPAFMPSEGHMVSDINRAWHTLEGAEKGYEEWLLNEIRRLERLDHLAEKFRQKASIHESWTDGKEAMLTQRDFETASLSEVKALLRKHEAFDSDLAAHQDRVEQIAAIAQELNELDYYDSPSVNARCQKICMQWDSLGELTQRRRDSLQKTEKLLESIDELYLEYAKRAAPFNNWMEGAMEDLQDMFIVHNIEEIQSLIRAHEQFKSTLPDANKEREAIQAIHSEVQKIAQHNGIKLSGTNPYTTITPQSIDSKWDQAEKLVPQRDRALQEELLKQQSNDNLRRNFAEQANVVGPWIQNKMEEIGTISIEMIGTLEDQLTNLKEYESSIVNYKPNIEQLEGVHKLIQEALIFDNAYTAYSMEHIRVGWEQLLTTIARTINEIENQILTRDAKGISQEELYEYRASFNHFDKDHSGALMAEEFKACLISLGYDVENNKQKRSGQMVAEDYRALLISTGNSLGDAEFARIMGIVDPNNTGTVTFQAFIDFMSRETTDTDTADQVIASFKILAADKNFITADELRRELPPDQAEYCIARMAPYSGPDAVPGALDYMSFSTALYGESDL
- the actn4 gene encoding alpha-actinin-4 isoform X2 translates to MVDYHAANNQYSTGGPQTYMEQENDWDRDLLLDPAWEKQQRKTFTAWCNSHLRKAGTQIENIEEDFRDGLKLMLLLEVISGERLPKPERGKMRVHKINNVNKALDFIASKGVKLVSIGAEEIVDGNAKMTLGMIWTIILRFAIQDISVEETSAKEGLLLWCQRKTAPYKNVNVQNFHISWKDGLAFNALIHRHRPELIDYDKLRKDDAVTNLNNAFEVAEKYLDIPKMLDAEDIVGTLRPDEKAIMTYVSCFYHAFSGAQKAETAANRICKVLAVNQENEHLMQEYEKLASDLLEWIRRTIPWLENRNPEKTMSEMQQKLEDFRDYRRIHKPPKVQEKCQLEINFNTLQTKLRLGGRPAFMPSEGHMVSDINRAWHTLEGAEKGYEEWLLNEIRRLERLDHLAEKFRQKASIHESWTDGKEAMLTQRDFETASLSEVKALLRKHEAFDSDLAAHQDRVEQIAAIAQELNELDYYDSPSVNARCQKICMQWDSLGELTQRRRDSLQKTEKLLESIDELYLEYAKRAAPFNNWMEGAMEDLQDMFIVHNIEEIQSLIRAHEQFKSTLPDANKEREAIQAIHSEVQKIAQHNGIKLSGTNPYTTITPQSIDSKWDQAEKLVPQRDRALQEELLKQQSNDNLRRNFAEQANVVGPWIQNKMEEIGTISIEMIGTLEDQLTNLKEYESSIVNYKPNIEQLEGVHKLIQEALIFDNAYTAYSMEHIRVGWEQLLTTIARTINEIENQILTRDAKGISQEELYEYRASFNHFDKDHSGALMAEEFKACLISLGYDVENNKQGDAEFARIMGIVDPNNTGTVTFQAFIDFMSRETTDTDTADQVIASFKILAADKNFITADELRRELPPDQAEYCIARMAPYSGPDAVPGALDYMSFSTALYGESDL
- the actn4 gene encoding alpha-actinin-4 isoform X1, producing MVDYHAANNQYSTGGPQTYMEQENDWDRDLLLDPAWEKQQRKTFTAWCNSHLRKAGTQIENIEEDFRDGLKLMLLLEVISGERLPKPERGKMRVHKINNVNKALDFIASKGVKLVSIGAEEIVDGNAKMTLGMIWTIILRFAIQDISVEETSAKEGLLLWCQRKTAPYKNVNVQNFHISWKDGLAFNALIHRHRPELIDYDKLRKDDAVTNLNNAFEVAEKYLDIPKMLDAEDIVNTARPDEKAIMTYVSSFYHAFSGAQKAETAANRICKVLAVNQENEHLMQEYEKLASDLLEWIRRTIPWLENRNPEKTMSEMQQKLEDFRDYRRIHKPPKVQEKCQLEINFNTLQTKLRLGGRPAFMPSEGHMVSDINRAWHTLEGAEKGYEEWLLNEIRRLERLDHLAEKFRQKASIHESWTDGKEAMLTQRDFETASLSEVKALLRKHEAFDSDLAAHQDRVEQIAAIAQELNELDYYDSPSVNARCQKICMQWDSLGELTQRRRDSLQKTEKLLESIDELYLEYAKRAAPFNNWMEGAMEDLQDMFIVHNIEEIQSLIRAHEQFKSTLPDANKEREAIQAIHSEVQKIAQHNGIKLSGTNPYTTITPQSIDSKWDQAEKLVPQRDRALQEELLKQQSNDNLRRNFAEQANVVGPWIQNKMEEIGTISIEMIGTLEDQLTNLKEYESSIVNYKPNIEQLEGVHKLIQEALIFDNAYTAYSMEHIRVGWEQLLTTIARTINEIENQILTRDAKGISQEELYEYRASFNHFDKDHSGALMAEEFKACLISLGYDVENNKQGDAEFARIMGIVDPNNTGTVTFQAFIDFMSRETTDTDTADQVIASFKILAADKNFITADELRRELPPDQAEYCIARMAPYSGPDAVPGALDYMSFSTALYGESDL